The Pangasianodon hypophthalmus isolate fPanHyp1 chromosome 5, fPanHyp1.pri, whole genome shotgun sequence genome includes a window with the following:
- the scrn3 gene encoding secernin-3 yields MLTGNPNDSVSDYPLTSPFGCRRRLAVLNVLGNENRKSGTSRHRNDSIKRAPVTASSTTAYFCTLFDLARRMMTPCSCDTFVALPPSSEGQRVIFGKNSDRPCDEVQEVIYFPSRDYSLGEKVECTYIEIEQAAHTHAVVLSRPAWLWGAEMGANEHQVCIGNEAVWGRERADNEEALLGMDLVRLALERADSAEKALNVIVELLEKYGQGGNCMEDECTFTYHNSFLICDRTEAWVLETCGQYWAAERVENGYRNISNQYSITTKIDKEHPRMREYAREQGWWDGKVAFSFAEVYSFMTTARVEAAGGRYCEGRRLLEKSKGHITAETMMDILRDKESGINMEGMFMTTGSMVSVLPKDESLPGVHYFTATPDPERSVFKPFIFVADIKPLNHTCSPCFGEDDPVKKKPRFQNKPNRKHPLFKKHEVVAAIIDSTREKGQRIVQKMLELEGQKMAEMEKYLTTGVDDSTLLVHLFSNAVEEELRVYSKA; encoded by the exons ATGCTCACAGGAAATCCAAATGATTCAGTATCAGATTATCCTCTAACGTCGCCTTTCGGGTGTAGGAGACGTCTAGCTGTGTTAAATGTGTtaggaaatgaaaacagaaagtcTGGCACTAGTCGTCATAGAAACGATTCTATCAAAAGAGCCCCGGTTACTGCCTCTTCCACAACAGCTTATTTCTGCACGTTATTTGATCTAG CGCGCAGGATGATGACGCCATGCTCCTGCGACACGTTCGTGGCTTTACCTCCATCCTCAGAGGGACAGCGCGTCATCTTCGGCAAGAACTCAGACAGACCCTGCGATGAGGTGCAAGAGGTGATCTACTTCCCCTCCAGAGACTACAGTCTGGGAGAAAAAGTCGAG TGCACGTACATAGAGATAGAGCAGGCTGCCCACACTCATGCTGTAGTGTTGAGTAGACCAGCATGGCTCTGGGGAGCTGAAATGGGAGCCAACGAACACCAGGTCTGCATCGGGAATGAGGCCGTGTGGGGGAGAGAACGCGCCGACAACGAGGAGGCTTTACTGGGCATGGATCTAGTGAG ATTGGCTCTGGAGAGAGCAGACAGCGCAGAGAAGGCTCTGAATGTGATAGTGGAACTTCTGGAGAAATACGGGCAGGGCGGCAACTGCATGGAGGATGAATGCACTTTTACCTACCATAACAGCTTCCTCATATGTGACCGCACTGAGGCCTGGGTGCTGGAGACCTGTGGGCAATACTGGGCTGCAGAGAGAGtagaga ATGGATATCGTAATATTTCTAATCAGTACTCCATTACCACCAAAATCGACAAGGAGCACCCGAGGATGCGGGAGTACGCGCGGGAGCAAGGCTGGTGGGATGGCAAGGTGGCATTCAGTTTTGCAGAGGTTTACTCCTTTATGACTACAGCACGCGTAGAGGCCGCTGGAGGCCGCTACTGTGAGGGACGTAGGCTGCTGGAGAAAAGCAAAG GTCACATCACAGCTGAGACCATGATGGATATactgagagataaagagagtgGCATTAATATGGAAGGCATGTTCATGACAACAGGAAGCATGGTATCTGTGCTCCCTAAAGACGAATCGCTGCCTGGGGTTCACTACTTCACTGCAACCCCTGACCCTGAAAG GTCGGTTTTCAAGCCGTTTATCTTTGTAGCAGACATAAAGCCACTGAATCATACGTGTTCTCCGTGTTTCGGAGAGGACGATCCGGTGAAGAAGAAACCTCGCTTTCAGAACAAGCCCAACCGTAAACACCCCCTATTCAAAAAACATGAGGTGGTGGCTGCTATAATCGACAGCACAAGG gagaaaggtcagaggatcGTGCAGAAAATGCTTGAGCTGGAGGGGcagaaaatggcagaaatggAGAAATACTTAACTACAGGTGTGGACGACTCGACTCTGCTGGTTCATCTCTTCTCAAATGCAGTTGAGGAAGAGCTGAGAGTTTACAGTAAAGCCTGA
- the gpr155a gene encoding integral membrane protein GPR155 isoform X2 — MDVLPNTISMSNHIHGDEISSVPPPAMSIDKLLPALLECFGIILCGYIAGRANIITSTQAKGLGNFVSKFALPALLFKNMVLLDFGDVIWPFLWSILVAKLAVFFVVCVLTLLVASKDSRYSKAGLFSIFATQSNDFALGYPIVEALYRNTHPEYLQYIYLVAPVSLMVLNPIGFAFCEVQKWRREQRQQQTKLHVIGMVFIHVVKNPIVFMVVIGIAAHFVLGPKIPDFMKEFVDGLANSFGGTALFYLGLTMVGQLKKLTRSTVVALILLITAKLLVMPLICRGMVEILDRGNISSQNQSSLSNYAFLYGAFPTAPSVAIYASHYNMELQVMTSGMVISTFLSAPIMYVSAWLLTIPWMDPKPLESALQNISFNISIVSLFALVWCVAVSVMSKKFRRRPHMFTINLFVAQLGVCVGMIAWDFVVVKDNFIGQVLTFILLYGSLYSTYIWPGLIALSLFLLRRDEELKVQPGVLMLIGWGVPGVAISILLMVGEKMPDTIDSAFFFGPAQVVCTVVVLGVGIAVAGISLMLLSRGTHEYQTLEHSSLNGTAEDLRTDSNTQPQSTFEQTTIEHGCQECECNLSSVQAVPNNICNNSAQDTPSIQPGQCGNCCGNSSHCLLVEEEQKQQTADRQVARHVLLCLLLTVSLLANISSYLWWLFSPVPGRLYLELQFFCAVINFGQGFISFGIFGLDKHLIIIPFKKRIARLMWTQGQEAAGSSNVSEEIRLTCSQFLKYHKEQCVQDIVQTKRCGEHSVAHTFLGSEMVLWLQTVGLASDQGEALLYGSRLLEGGVIHHITHDYDFQDDNLHYCFTEGSVVPH, encoded by the exons ATGGATGTCCTTCCAAACACCATCTCCATGTCCAACCACATACATGGAGATGAGATCTCATCTGTCCCTCCTCCTGCCATGTCTATCGATAAACTCTTGCCTGCTCTACTTGAGTGTTTTGGGATCATACTGTGTGGCTACATCGCTGGTCGGGCCAATATCATCACCTCCACCCAAGCCAAAGGTCTGGGGAACTTTGTGTCAAAATTTGCCCTACCAGCACTGCTGTTTAAGAACATGGTGCTGCTGGACTTTGGCGATGTCATCTGGCCATTTCTTTGGAGCATCTTAGTGGCCAAACTGGCTGTCTTCTTTGTTGTGTGTGTACTGACGTTACTGGTGGCCAGCAAGGACAGCCGATACTCCAAAGCTGGACTTTTCTCCATATTTGCCACCCAGAGTAATGACTTTGCCCTGGGATACCCTATAG TTGAAGCTCTGTACAGAAACACCCATCCAGAGTACCTGCAGTATATCTACCTGGTGGCACCAGTCTCCCTCATGGTGCTCAATCCTATTGGCTTTGCATTCTGCGAGGTCCAGAAATGGAGACGTGAGCAACGGCAGCAGCAGACTAAGCTGCATGTGATCGGGATGGTCTTTATTCACGTTGTCAAGAATCCCATTGTTTTCATGGTGGTAATTGGGATTGCAGCACACTTTGTCCTTGGCCCAAAGATCCCAGATTTTATGAAGGAGTTTGTGGATGGTTTGGCCAACTCTTTTGGAGGAACAGCTCTGTTTTATCTGGGTCTGACCATGGTGGGGCAGCTGAAGAAACTAACCAGGTCCACTGTGGTGGCTCTCATACTGCTCATCACTGCCAAATT ACTGGTGATGCCTCTGATTTGTAGAGGCATGGTGGAGATTTTGGACAGAGGGAATATTAGCTCTCAAAACCAGAGCAGTCTCTCTAACTATGCTTTCCTGTATGGCGCTTTCCCCACTGCACCCAGTGTGGCCATTTACGCCAGTCATTACAACATGGAGCTGCAGGTG ATGACATCAGGGATGGTGATCAGCACGTTCCTCTCTGCTCCTATAATGTACGTCTCTGCATGGCTGCTGACTATTCCCTGGATGGATCCCAAACCACTAGAATCAGCACTACAGAACATTAGCTTTAACATCAGCATTGTCAGCCTATTTGCTCTA gtgtgGTGTGTTGCTGTCAGTGTAATGAGTAAGAAGTTCCGCAGACGTCCGCATATGTTTACCATAAATCTGTTTGTGGCACAG CTGGGCGTATGTGTAGGTATGATCGCTTGGGATTTTGTGGTGGTTAAGGATAACTTCATTGGTCAGGTTTTGACCTTTATTCTACTCTATGGCTCGCTCTACAGCACTTACATTTGGCCAG GTCTGatagctctctctctgttcttgctGAGGAGAGATGAGGAGCTGAAGGTGCAGCCTGGTGTTTTAATGCTAATTGGTTGGGG AGTGCCAGGTGTAGCAATAAGCATCCTGCTCATGGTGGGAGAAAAGATGCCAGACACCATTGACTCTGCCTTCTTTTTCGGCCCAGCACAG gttgtgtgtacagtggtcGTATTGGGTGTAGGTATAGCTGTAGCTGGAATCTCCCTCATGCTGCTCAGCAGAGGCACACACGAATATCAAACTCTTGAGCATAGCTCACTAAATGGCACTGCAGAGGACCTCAGGACTGACAGCAATACACAACCCCAAAGCACTTTTGAGCAGACCACCATAGAGCATG GGTGTCAGGAATGTGAGTGTAACTTGTCGTCAGTTCAGGCTGtacctaataatatttgtaacaaCAGTGCGCAGGACACACCATCTATACAGCCAG GTCAGTGTGGGAACTGCTGTGGGAACTCCTCTCATTGTTTGCTGGTAGAAGAGGAACAGAAGCAGCAgactgcagacagacaggtggccAGACATGTACTGCTCTGTCTGCTTCTCACTGTCAGTCTCCTGGCT aatATCTCCAGCTACCTCTGGTGGCTCTTCAGTCCAGTTCCAGGCAGACTCTACTTAGAGCTGCAATTCTTCTGTGCTGTGATCAACTTTGGACAG GGTTTTATATCATTTGGCATTTTTGGTCTTGACAAACATTTAATCATTATACCATTTAAAAAGAG GATAGCACGTCTGATGTGGACTCAGGGACAGGAGGCAGCAGGTTCCTCTAATGTGTCtgaagagatcagactcacctgCAGTCAGTTTCTCAAGTACCACAAAGAACAATGTGTCCAGGACATTGTCCAGACAAAGAG gtgtggggAGCACAGTGTAGCACACACATTTCTTGGCAGTGAAATGGTGCTGTGGCTGCAGACTGTTGGATTGGCCAGTGACCAGGGGGAGGCACTGCTCTACGGCTCCCGCCTGCTGGAAGGCGGAGTCATCCACCACATCACTCATGACTACGATTTCCAAGATGACAACCTGCATTACTGTTTCACAGAGGGCTCTGTGGTCCCTCACTAA
- the gpr155a gene encoding integral membrane protein GPR155 isoform X1, translating into MDVLPNTISMSNHIHGDEISSVPPPAMSIDKLLPALLECFGIILCGYIAGRANIITSTQAKGLGNFVSKFALPALLFKNMVLLDFGDVIWPFLWSILVAKLAVFFVVCVLTLLVASKDSRYSKAGLFSIFATQSNDFALGYPIVEALYRNTHPEYLQYIYLVAPVSLMVLNPIGFAFCEVQKWRREQRQQQTKLHVIGMVFIHVVKNPIVFMVVIGIAAHFVLGPKIPDFMKEFVDGLANSFGGTALFYLGLTMVGQLKKLTRSTVVALILLITAKLLVMPLICRGMVEILDRGNISSQNQSSLSNYAFLYGAFPTAPSVAIYASHYNMELQVMTSGMVISTFLSAPIMYVSAWLLTIPWMDPKPLESALQNISFNISIVSLFALVWCVAVSVMSKKFRRRPHMFTINLFVAQLGVCVGMIAWDFVVVKDNFIGQVLTFILLYGSLYSTYIWPGLIALSLFLLRRDEELKVQPGVLMLIGWGVPGVAISILLMVGEKMPDTIDSAFFFGPAQVVCTVVVLGVGIAVAGISLMLLSRGTHEYQTLEHSSLNGTAEDLRTDSNTQPQSTFEQTTIEHGNKRGCQECECNLSSVQAVPNNICNNSAQDTPSIQPGQCGNCCGNSSHCLLVEEEQKQQTADRQVARHVLLCLLLTVSLLANISSYLWWLFSPVPGRLYLELQFFCAVINFGQGFISFGIFGLDKHLIIIPFKKRIARLMWTQGQEAAGSSNVSEEIRLTCSQFLKYHKEQCVQDIVQTKRCGEHSVAHTFLGSEMVLWLQTVGLASDQGEALLYGSRLLEGGVIHHITHDYDFQDDNLHYCFTEGSVVPH; encoded by the exons ATGGATGTCCTTCCAAACACCATCTCCATGTCCAACCACATACATGGAGATGAGATCTCATCTGTCCCTCCTCCTGCCATGTCTATCGATAAACTCTTGCCTGCTCTACTTGAGTGTTTTGGGATCATACTGTGTGGCTACATCGCTGGTCGGGCCAATATCATCACCTCCACCCAAGCCAAAGGTCTGGGGAACTTTGTGTCAAAATTTGCCCTACCAGCACTGCTGTTTAAGAACATGGTGCTGCTGGACTTTGGCGATGTCATCTGGCCATTTCTTTGGAGCATCTTAGTGGCCAAACTGGCTGTCTTCTTTGTTGTGTGTGTACTGACGTTACTGGTGGCCAGCAAGGACAGCCGATACTCCAAAGCTGGACTTTTCTCCATATTTGCCACCCAGAGTAATGACTTTGCCCTGGGATACCCTATAG TTGAAGCTCTGTACAGAAACACCCATCCAGAGTACCTGCAGTATATCTACCTGGTGGCACCAGTCTCCCTCATGGTGCTCAATCCTATTGGCTTTGCATTCTGCGAGGTCCAGAAATGGAGACGTGAGCAACGGCAGCAGCAGACTAAGCTGCATGTGATCGGGATGGTCTTTATTCACGTTGTCAAGAATCCCATTGTTTTCATGGTGGTAATTGGGATTGCAGCACACTTTGTCCTTGGCCCAAAGATCCCAGATTTTATGAAGGAGTTTGTGGATGGTTTGGCCAACTCTTTTGGAGGAACAGCTCTGTTTTATCTGGGTCTGACCATGGTGGGGCAGCTGAAGAAACTAACCAGGTCCACTGTGGTGGCTCTCATACTGCTCATCACTGCCAAATT ACTGGTGATGCCTCTGATTTGTAGAGGCATGGTGGAGATTTTGGACAGAGGGAATATTAGCTCTCAAAACCAGAGCAGTCTCTCTAACTATGCTTTCCTGTATGGCGCTTTCCCCACTGCACCCAGTGTGGCCATTTACGCCAGTCATTACAACATGGAGCTGCAGGTG ATGACATCAGGGATGGTGATCAGCACGTTCCTCTCTGCTCCTATAATGTACGTCTCTGCATGGCTGCTGACTATTCCCTGGATGGATCCCAAACCACTAGAATCAGCACTACAGAACATTAGCTTTAACATCAGCATTGTCAGCCTATTTGCTCTA gtgtgGTGTGTTGCTGTCAGTGTAATGAGTAAGAAGTTCCGCAGACGTCCGCATATGTTTACCATAAATCTGTTTGTGGCACAG CTGGGCGTATGTGTAGGTATGATCGCTTGGGATTTTGTGGTGGTTAAGGATAACTTCATTGGTCAGGTTTTGACCTTTATTCTACTCTATGGCTCGCTCTACAGCACTTACATTTGGCCAG GTCTGatagctctctctctgttcttgctGAGGAGAGATGAGGAGCTGAAGGTGCAGCCTGGTGTTTTAATGCTAATTGGTTGGGG AGTGCCAGGTGTAGCAATAAGCATCCTGCTCATGGTGGGAGAAAAGATGCCAGACACCATTGACTCTGCCTTCTTTTTCGGCCCAGCACAG gttgtgtgtacagtggtcGTATTGGGTGTAGGTATAGCTGTAGCTGGAATCTCCCTCATGCTGCTCAGCAGAGGCACACACGAATATCAAACTCTTGAGCATAGCTCACTAAATGGCACTGCAGAGGACCTCAGGACTGACAGCAATACACAACCCCAAAGCACTTTTGAGCAGACCACCATAGAGCATGGTAATAAGAGAG GGTGTCAGGAATGTGAGTGTAACTTGTCGTCAGTTCAGGCTGtacctaataatatttgtaacaaCAGTGCGCAGGACACACCATCTATACAGCCAG GTCAGTGTGGGAACTGCTGTGGGAACTCCTCTCATTGTTTGCTGGTAGAAGAGGAACAGAAGCAGCAgactgcagacagacaggtggccAGACATGTACTGCTCTGTCTGCTTCTCACTGTCAGTCTCCTGGCT aatATCTCCAGCTACCTCTGGTGGCTCTTCAGTCCAGTTCCAGGCAGACTCTACTTAGAGCTGCAATTCTTCTGTGCTGTGATCAACTTTGGACAG GGTTTTATATCATTTGGCATTTTTGGTCTTGACAAACATTTAATCATTATACCATTTAAAAAGAG GATAGCACGTCTGATGTGGACTCAGGGACAGGAGGCAGCAGGTTCCTCTAATGTGTCtgaagagatcagactcacctgCAGTCAGTTTCTCAAGTACCACAAAGAACAATGTGTCCAGGACATTGTCCAGACAAAGAG gtgtggggAGCACAGTGTAGCACACACATTTCTTGGCAGTGAAATGGTGCTGTGGCTGCAGACTGTTGGATTGGCCAGTGACCAGGGGGAGGCACTGCTCTACGGCTCCCGCCTGCTGGAAGGCGGAGTCATCCACCACATCACTCATGACTACGATTTCCAAGATGACAACCTGCATTACTGTTTCACAGAGGGCTCTGTGGTCCCTCACTAA